A stretch of the Geovibrio thiophilus genome encodes the following:
- a CDS encoding ATP-dependent DNA helicase, with protein MTIKNYFEDEDFLPSVLSGYRPRKQQAEIADFIHKSMSGHVPAVVEAPTGSGKTLSYLIPALELERKVIISTKTKQLMLQILNKDIPIASKLFGHSPAVYYLKGRRNYFCHERFFRLIYPSSSFYPDAVKWFEGIAENYVIEIPFGMFGGEVIEKMTADSYQCTGSSCQFFAHCSFYRAKEAANASDVIVTNHHLLASDIAMKSKSEFGAVFDFAEHVIFDEAHALPDIYPLFAGSDINLRSFMSLIRENKTHFSPKDAETATGAYNTLLAGVRESRMLLEQMKGDVDRYLETVFRIIEDKTEKEIKDPFTKLKAALVPIRGEEEGVRICEAGAGSFTVKFIPLTAGDNFREGLKGTCISPLFISATLTAGDSFGYFLSELGYDPSEVNALKTGAVFDYETRGRIYVPKGLWNDKNADGIYTALASRLEGSMLVICNSTRRMEELAALFETALPYKKVFIQGNVDVSDRELETGGIFIGCNIFREGVDFAHTGLKCVVLDKLPFEYPDDAFLKQKSEKVKSNGGNPFMDFFLPRAVIYFKQAVGRLFRHEDDMGLWVVLDDRLLTKNYGKSFMDVLKNVHRVRTLSEALSFLEVCDGKDQAGL; from the coding sequence ATGACGATAAAAAATTACTTTGAAGATGAAGACTTTCTGCCGTCGGTGCTGAGCGGCTACAGACCGAGAAAACAGCAGGCGGAGATAGCTGACTTCATCCATAAATCAATGAGCGGTCATGTTCCGGCTGTGGTCGAGGCGCCCACAGGTTCCGGCAAGACTCTGTCATACCTTATTCCCGCCCTTGAGCTTGAGCGGAAGGTGATAATATCTACCAAGACAAAGCAGCTCATGCTCCAAATCCTGAACAAGGATATTCCCATAGCTTCCAAGCTTTTCGGACATTCCCCCGCGGTGTATTACCTCAAGGGACGGCGGAACTACTTCTGCCATGAGCGGTTCTTCCGCCTCATTTATCCCAGCTCCAGCTTTTATCCGGACGCTGTGAAATGGTTTGAGGGAATAGCCGAAAACTATGTGATAGAGATACCCTTCGGCATGTTCGGCGGCGAGGTCATAGAAAAAATGACCGCAGACAGCTATCAGTGTACGGGCAGTTCATGCCAGTTTTTTGCCCACTGCTCATTCTACAGGGCGAAGGAAGCTGCGAACGCATCGGACGTGATAGTCACCAACCATCATCTTCTCGCAAGCGATATAGCTATGAAAAGCAAAAGCGAGTTCGGCGCGGTGTTCGACTTCGCCGAGCATGTGATATTCGATGAGGCTCATGCCCTGCCGGATATTTATCCGCTGTTCGCCGGAAGCGATATAAATCTTCGCAGCTTCATGTCGCTGATACGTGAGAACAAAACGCACTTCTCCCCGAAGGATGCGGAGACAGCGACAGGAGCATACAACACTCTCCTTGCCGGAGTGCGGGAGAGCCGCATGCTCCTTGAGCAGATGAAGGGCGATGTGGACAGATACCTTGAAACTGTTTTCAGAATTATAGAAGACAAAACCGAAAAAGAGATAAAAGATCCCTTCACCAAGCTGAAAGCAGCCCTTGTTCCCATACGGGGCGAGGAGGAGGGTGTGAGGATCTGCGAAGCGGGAGCGGGCTCTTTCACCGTGAAGTTTATTCCGCTTACCGCGGGCGATAATTTCAGGGAAGGACTGAAAGGAACCTGCATTTCGCCTCTGTTCATAAGCGCCACGCTCACAGCGGGGGACAGCTTCGGTTATTTCCTTTCCGAGCTGGGCTACGACCCGAGCGAGGTTAACGCACTTAAGACAGGCGCAGTTTTCGACTACGAGACCAGAGGGCGGATCTACGTTCCCAAAGGCTTATGGAATGATAAGAACGCCGACGGCATATACACTGCCCTTGCTTCCCGCCTTGAGGGTTCAATGCTTGTTATCTGTAACAGCACGAGAAGGATGGAGGAGCTTGCCGCTCTTTTTGAAACTGCGCTTCCCTATAAAAAAGTGTTCATACAGGGAAATGTGGATGTGAGCGACCGTGAGCTTGAAACAGGCGGGATCTTCATCGGCTGCAACATCTTCCGTGAAGGAGTGGACTTCGCTCACACGGGGCTTAAGTGCGTTGTGCTGGACAAGCTCCCTTTTGAATATCCCGATGATGCCTTTCTTAAGCAGAAATCCGAGAAGGTTAAAAGTAACGGCGGCAATCCTTTTATGGATTTTTTCCTTCCCCGTGCGGTGATTTATTTCAAGCAGGCGGTGGGCAGACTCTTTCGCCATGAGGATGATATGGGGCTCTGGGTAGTTCTGGATGACCGCCTGTTAACTAAAAATTATGGAAAGTCCTTTATGGATGTGCTAAAAAATGTACACAGGGTACGCACGCTCAGCGAAGCCCTGAGCTTTCTGGAGGTTTGCGATGGAAAGGATCAGGCTGGATTATAA
- a CDS encoding glucose-6-phosphate isomerase, which produces MERIRLDYNYVSSAFIKGGMGETDFEQYKEKARLGLSRLIDLVNSGSIGFPNLKGQNTVAMKSFAKEIKGSVNDFIVAGIGGSSLGLETLCDALLPFGYNSLSYGERGSKPRIWVADNVDPSKVASIMNTCEPDDTFICVISKSGSTVETAANFNILYEWLKSNVKDISKKVVVITDPDKGIMRSIATEKKFRAFDVPSNVGGRYSVLSPVGLLPAAVLGMDIDRLIKGGASITSDNYEMILVLASIYMYYMDNGRNMNVMMPYSSRLKSFSAWFCQLWGESLGKRYDRSGKEVFFGSTPVPSVGVIDQHSLVQLFKEGPSDKLVTFIEVLNHESDKTLKSSFPAYDYLNGHTMGELCNVELKATEAALKNTGKPSLKLIIDVLDEYTLGQLFMLYQYVVPVIGLAHDIDPFDQPGVEEGKEYAYGLLGRDGFEEKKKAFTEIYRKQNDFIL; this is translated from the coding sequence ATGGAAAGGATCAGGCTGGATTATAACTATGTCTCGTCAGCTTTTATAAAAGGCGGCATGGGCGAGACTGACTTCGAGCAGTACAAGGAGAAGGCCAGACTCGGTCTTTCCAGACTGATTGATCTTGTAAACTCAGGGAGCATCGGTTTTCCAAACCTCAAGGGGCAGAACACGGTAGCCATGAAAAGCTTCGCCAAGGAGATTAAAGGCTCCGTGAACGACTTCATAGTGGCGGGCATAGGCGGTTCATCCCTCGGACTTGAGACGCTGTGCGACGCTCTGCTCCCCTTCGGGTACAACTCCCTCTCCTACGGAGAAAGGGGCAGCAAGCCGAGAATCTGGGTGGCGGACAATGTCGACCCTTCAAAAGTCGCCTCTATCATGAACACCTGCGAACCGGACGATACCTTTATCTGCGTCATATCAAAATCAGGCAGCACGGTGGAGACAGCGGCGAATTTCAACATCCTTTACGAGTGGCTGAAAAGCAATGTCAAGGACATATCCAAAAAAGTTGTGGTAATCACCGATCCAGATAAAGGGATTATGCGGTCAATAGCAACGGAGAAAAAGTTCCGTGCCTTTGATGTACCTTCAAACGTAGGCGGAAGATACTCTGTCCTCAGCCCTGTGGGGCTTCTTCCCGCTGCGGTGCTCGGTATGGATATAGACAGGCTTATCAAGGGCGGAGCGTCCATTACCTCGGATAATTACGAGATGATCCTCGTTCTCGCCTCCATATACATGTACTACATGGACAACGGGCGCAACATGAATGTTATGATGCCCTACAGCTCAAGGCTTAAGTCGTTTTCGGCTTGGTTCTGCCAGCTTTGGGGCGAAAGCCTCGGCAAAAGGTATGACCGCAGCGGGAAAGAGGTCTTCTTCGGCTCCACTCCTGTTCCGTCCGTGGGCGTAATCGATCAGCATTCCCTTGTTCAGCTTTTTAAGGAAGGTCCCTCGGATAAGCTTGTTACCTTCATAGAAGTGCTTAACCACGAAAGCGACAAAACACTGAAATCATCCTTCCCTGCTTATGATTACTTAAACGGACACACCATGGGCGAGCTCTGCAATGTTGAGCTTAAGGCAACGGAAGCCGCGCTGAAAAACACCGGCAAGCCTTCGCTTAAGCTTATCATTGATGTGCTTGATGAATATACTCTAGGTCAGCTTTTCATGCTTTATCAGTATGTTGTGCCTGTGATCGGTCTCGCCCACGATATAGACCCCTTCGACCAGCCCGGCGTTGAGGAGGGTAAGGAATATGCTTACGGACTCCTCGGGCGGGACGGTTTTGAGGAGAAGAAAAAGGCATTTACGGAAATTTACCGCAAACAGAATGATTTTATCCTTTGA
- the tilS gene encoding tRNA lysidine(34) synthetase TilS gives MILSFDRYMEESAGSMAGRKVLAAFSGGKDSCALLHWLHINAERLRISFEACHVNHMIRGENADRDEEFSRLFCERRGIAFRSEKRNVPELAAAQGQGLEHAARKLRYDALEEVAEREGYELILTAHTKDDMAETFFIRVFQGASPYSLGGIRLTRGSIYRPMLKISTEDVLEYIEKHGIETTFDETNLEHSYLRNWVRSGIIGEIKRYNPVFLDKVIQLMEQSAELDSETEKRLGGVYRCENGVCIMETDRLLALTPLEQAWVIRRVLSGFFRAEKRHVDNVLALASEGESVRIDLPEGFNAECSYGRLRVFHSDLLKPVEVFKAAGEKRLTAGGRVLEFSGALEQAELTVRTRRNGDRIGSKKLKDIFINSKTELFDRDRALIAEKDGKIIWTERVFQNPDILFPKDSG, from the coding sequence ATGATTTTATCCTTTGACAGATACATGGAAGAAAGCGCCGGAAGCATGGCGGGCAGGAAGGTTCTTGCCGCTTTTTCCGGCGGAAAGGATTCATGCGCTCTTCTCCACTGGCTTCATATCAATGCGGAAAGATTGAGAATCAGCTTCGAGGCTTGTCATGTCAATCACATGATAAGAGGCGAAAACGCTGATCGTGATGAGGAATTCAGCCGCTTATTCTGTGAAAGACGGGGCATAGCCTTCCGCTCAGAGAAAAGGAATGTTCCCGAACTCGCTGCGGCGCAGGGGCAGGGGCTTGAGCACGCAGCAAGAAAGCTCCGTTATGATGCGCTGGAAGAGGTTGCCGAAAGGGAAGGGTATGAACTGATACTCACCGCCCACACCAAGGACGATATGGCGGAAACCTTTTTCATCAGGGTTTTTCAGGGCGCATCACCTTATTCTCTCGGAGGGATAAGGCTCACAAGGGGCAGCATATACCGTCCCATGCTGAAAATTTCCACGGAAGATGTTCTGGAATATATAGAAAAACACGGCATAGAGACAACATTTGACGAAACGAATCTTGAACACTCATACCTGCGCAATTGGGTTCGGAGCGGGATAATCGGTGAAATAAAGCGGTATAATCCCGTGTTTCTGGATAAGGTTATACAGCTTATGGAGCAGTCAGCCGAGCTTGATTCTGAGACGGAAAAACGTCTCGGCGGTGTTTACCGCTGCGAGAACGGGGTCTGTATCATGGAAACTGACAGGCTCCTTGCCCTGACTCCTCTTGAGCAGGCATGGGTCATCCGCCGTGTGCTTTCCGGTTTCTTCCGCGCGGAGAAAAGGCATGTGGATAATGTACTTGCACTGGCTTCAGAGGGTGAGTCCGTAAGGATCGACCTGCCGGAAGGGTTCAACGCTGAATGCTCATATGGCAGGCTTAGGGTGTTTCACTCGGATCTTCTTAAGCCTGTGGAAGTCTTTAAAGCGGCGGGAGAGAAGAGACTGACGGCAGGCGGCAGGGTGCTTGAATTTTCAGGTGCTCTTGAGCAGGCGGAACTTACTGTCCGCACCAGAAGGAACGGAGACAGGATAGGCAGTAAAAAACTTAAAGATATTTTTATAAACAGTAAAACTGAACTTTTTGACAGAGACAGAGCTCTTATTGCGGAGAAAGACGGTAAAATTATCTGGACTGAAAGAGTTTTTCAGAACCCGGACATTCTTTTCCCAAAAGACAGCGGATGA
- the hpt gene encoding hypoxanthine phosphoribosyltransferase, which produces MNRHTLADYISEESISEKVAELAEKINNDFAGRDLLVVGVLKGSFIFMADLVRKLDKPVVETAFITVSSYKGASTKSSGSVQLVCDIDKPLKDKCVLLVEDIVDTGYTINYLTKMLKVRDPDYVGVCTLLDKPSRRIMDFTPDYIGFSIPDKFVVGYGLDYDGRYRNLADVRVVEFQ; this is translated from the coding sequence GTGAACAGGCATACACTTGCAGACTACATATCAGAAGAGAGTATAAGCGAAAAAGTCGCTGAGCTGGCAGAAAAAATCAACAATGACTTCGCGGGCAGAGATCTCCTTGTCGTGGGCGTTCTCAAGGGCTCGTTCATCTTTATGGCGGATTTGGTGAGGAAGCTTGATAAGCCTGTAGTTGAAACAGCGTTCATAACAGTGTCCAGCTACAAGGGCGCCAGCACCAAGTCCAGCGGCTCTGTGCAGCTTGTCTGTGATATTGATAAACCTTTGAAAGATAAATGTGTTCTTCTTGTGGAAGATATTGTGGACACAGGCTATACTATAAATTATCTTACAAAGATGCTCAAGGTGCGTGACCCCGATTATGTCGGCGTGTGTACGCTTCTGGACAAGCCCTCAAGGCGTATAATGGACTTCACGCCCGATTACATAGGCTTTTCCATTCCTGACAAGTTCGTTGTCGGTTACGGACTTGATTATGACGGCAGATACAGAAACCTAGCGGACGTAAGGGTGGTTGAGTTTCAGTAA
- the ftsH gene encoding ATP-dependent zinc metalloprotease FtsH, producing MNNNLYKNMALWLVIAFIMVFLFNIISGTQGVIKNISYSEFLQSVQKGEVESVIIKQEKLNGQYMDGTQFESYAPNDPELVKMLVENKVKITARPPDKSPWYMQVLISWLPMILLIGVWIFFMRQMQGGGGGGKAFSFGKSKAKLLTQDQQKVTFKDVAGIEEAKEELEEIIEFLKDPHKFQKLGGKIPKGVLLVGPPGTGKTLLAKAVAGEAGVNFFSISGSDFVEMFVGVGASRVRDLFDQGKKHAPCIIFVDEIDAVGRHRGAGLGGGHDEREQTLNQLLVEMDGFESNEGVILIAATNRPDVLDPALLRPGRFDRQVVVPRPDMNGRFEILKVHTSKIPLDPDVELETVAKGTPGFAGAELANLVNEAALLAARRNKDKVDMKDIEDSKDKVTMGKERRSMVIKDSEKENTAYHEAGHAIVAKLVPGADPVHKVSIIPRGMALGVTQQLPEDDRHMYTKEFMEGMLAVLMAGRCAEEVIYGRLSTGAGNDIERATDIARKMVCAWGMSEKMGPLAFGRKDEQVFLGRDFGHTKDYSESTAVMIDEEVKRFVLTGYNNAKDILKNNMGLLHAVTRLLLEKETIDGHEIDALLAKIESGEIDASLLQPIERKSEAKAESAEVKEGEEAQVETV from the coding sequence ATGAACAACAACCTCTATAAAAATATGGCTCTCTGGCTTGTTATAGCATTCATCATGGTGTTTCTGTTTAACATTATTTCAGGAACGCAGGGAGTCATCAAAAACATATCATACTCGGAGTTTCTTCAATCCGTTCAGAAGGGCGAAGTCGAATCCGTTATTATTAAGCAGGAAAAGCTTAACGGGCAGTACATGGACGGAACCCAGTTTGAGAGCTATGCTCCGAATGATCCAGAGCTCGTGAAGATGCTTGTTGAGAACAAGGTTAAGATAACTGCCCGTCCTCCCGACAAGAGCCCGTGGTATATGCAGGTTCTTATCTCATGGCTGCCTATGATACTGCTTATCGGTGTGTGGATTTTCTTCATGCGTCAGATGCAGGGCGGCGGAGGCGGGGGCAAGGCGTTCAGCTTCGGCAAAAGCAAGGCGAAACTTCTTACTCAGGATCAGCAGAAGGTTACGTTCAAGGATGTAGCCGGTATTGAAGAAGCGAAGGAAGAGCTTGAGGAAATTATAGAATTTCTCAAGGATCCCCATAAATTCCAGAAACTCGGCGGTAAAATTCCCAAGGGCGTGCTCCTCGTGGGACCTCCCGGAACAGGTAAAACCCTGTTGGCGAAGGCTGTAGCGGGCGAAGCCGGAGTTAACTTCTTCAGCATAAGCGGCTCGGACTTTGTTGAAATGTTCGTGGGCGTGGGTGCATCCCGTGTGCGTGACCTTTTTGATCAGGGCAAAAAACATGCGCCCTGCATTATATTCGTGGATGAGATAGACGCAGTCGGACGTCACAGGGGCGCAGGTCTCGGCGGCGGACACGATGAAAGGGAGCAGACCCTTAACCAGCTTCTTGTTGAAATGGACGGCTTTGAGTCCAATGAGGGAGTAATCCTGATTGCCGCCACAAACAGACCCGATGTACTTGACCCCGCTCTGCTCAGACCCGGCAGGTTCGACAGACAGGTGGTAGTCCCCAGACCGGACATGAACGGAAGATTTGAGATACTCAAAGTGCACACCAGCAAAATCCCCCTTGATCCGGATGTGGAGCTTGAAACAGTTGCTAAGGGAACTCCCGGTTTCGCCGGTGCGGAACTCGCCAACCTTGTTAACGAAGCCGCTCTCCTTGCAGCCAGACGTAACAAGGACAAGGTCGACATGAAGGACATTGAGGATTCAAAAGATAAAGTAACCATGGGCAAGGAAAGACGCAGCATGGTTATAAAGGACTCCGAAAAAGAGAACACCGCATATCACGAAGCAGGACACGCTATCGTCGCGAAGCTTGTTCCCGGTGCGGACCCTGTCCACAAGGTAAGCATTATCCCCAGAGGAATGGCGCTCGGTGTTACCCAGCAGCTTCCTGAGGATGACAGGCATATGTACACCAAAGAGTTTATGGAAGGCATGCTTGCCGTTCTCATGGCGGGAAGATGCGCCGAAGAGGTCATATACGGCAGACTGAGCACAGGCGCCGGAAACGACATTGAACGTGCCACGGACATTGCCCGTAAAATGGTTTGCGCATGGGGAATGAGCGAAAAGATGGGACCCCTTGCCTTCGGCAGGAAGGACGAGCAGGTGTTTCTAGGACGTGATTTCGGACACACCAAAGACTACAGCGAATCAACGGCTGTTATGATCGATGAGGAAGTAAAACGCTTCGTGCTCACCGGTTATAACAACGCAAAGGATATACTTAAAAACAACATGGGGCTGCTG